A single genomic interval of Helianthus annuus cultivar XRQ/B chromosome 6, HanXRQr2.0-SUNRISE, whole genome shotgun sequence harbors:
- the LOC110891065 gene encoding auxin response factor 1, which yields MAHIAAAHYAGGPQSGSVDELYKELWHACAGPLVNVPREGERVYYFPQGHMEQLEASMHQGLDQQLPSFDLPAKILCKVMNVQLRAEPETDEVYAQITLLPERDQSDVTSPDPPLPEPPSCTVHSFCKTLTASDTSTHGGFSVLRRHADDCLPPLDMSQQPPWQELVASDLHGNEWRFRHIFRGQPRRHLLTTGWSVFVSAKKLVAGDAFIFLRGGNGELHVGVRRLMRLLNNMPSSVISSHSMHLGVLATASHAIATGTLFSVFYKPRTSRSEFIVSLNKYLEARNHKLSVGMRFKMRFEGEEVPERRFSGTIVGVGDTASSKWMDSEWRSLKVQWDEPSSIIRPDRVSPWELEPLVASSPNPSNSQPPQRIKRARLPVLPSSVPDLSALGMWKSPVDRPSDFQYCDPQRAHDMYPSNNGSSSIKGGGIHWSNLRESVTESFEPIAEKESSEKRPTNGYRLFGIELLEHSTVDETSPVAMSRAVVEQRPVFVLDTESDWRSDIPSASCDPEKSSMRSQELLHTRQTRSCTKVHMQGIAVGRAVDLTQFGCYEDLLEKLENMFEIEGELRVVPKKWQVVYTDDEDDIMMVGDDPWNEFCDMVRKIFIYTTEEAKRLTPKKKLPENNAQVITEEQSSSNEGGSGC from the exons ATGGCACATATTGCTGCTGCTCATTATGCTGGAGGGCCTCAATCAG GATCAGTTGATGAGTTATACAAAGAACTGTGGCACGCCTGTGCTGGACCTCTTGTCAATGTTCCCCGTGAAGGAGAAAGGGTTTATTACTTTCCTCAAGGGCACATGGAACAG CTTGAGGCCTCCATGCATCAGGGATTAGACCAGCAGCTCCCATCGTTTGACTTACCAGCGAAAATACTCTGCAAAGTGATGAATGTTCAGCTGCGG GCTGAACCAGAAACCGATGAAGTATATGCACAAATCACTCTGTTGCCTGAACGAGAT CAAAGTGATGTAACAAGCCCAGACCCTCCACTCCCGGAACCTCCTAGTTGCACTGTTCATTCGTTCTGCAAAACACTTACTGCATCTGACACAAGCACACATGGTGGATTCTCTGTTCTTCGTAGACACGCTGATGACTGTTTGCCTCCACTC GACATGTCTCAACAGCCACCCTGGCAGGAACTAGTTGCTAGTGATCTTCATGGCAATGAATGGCGTTTTCGTCATATATTTCGAG GGCAACCTCGGCGTCACTTGCTGACTACTGGGTGGAGCGTCTTTGTTAGCGCAAAAAAGTTGGTTGCTGGCGATGCGTTTATCTTTCTAAG GGGGGGAAATGGAGAGCTACACGTTGGAGTAAGGAGGCTTATGAGACTTTTGAACAACATGCCATCATCTGTAATATCAAGTCATAGCATGCATCTTGGCGTGCTGGCTACTGCCTCCCATGCAATTGCAACCGGGACCCTTTTTTCAGTCTTTTATAAACCAAG GACCAGTCGATCTGAGTTCATTGTCAGCCTTAACAAGTATCTCGAAGCTCGAAATCATAAGCTGTCGGTTGGAATGAGGTTCAAGATGAGATTTGAGGGTGAAGAGGTTCCTGAAAGAAG GTTTAGTGGGACCATAGTTGGCGTTGGCGATACTGCATCATCAAAATGGATGGATTCTGAATGGAGATCCCTAAAG GTTCAATGGGACGAACCGTCATCAATAATACGCCCAGATAGAGTTTCTCCTTGGGAACTAGAACCACTTGTGGCATCATCACCGAACCCATCAAACTCACAACCTCCACAAAGGATTAAGCGGGCCCGGCTCCCCGTTTTACCTTCTTCTGTGCCAGATCTTTCTGCACTCGGGATGTGGAAATCGCCTGTTGACCGTCCTTCAGACTTCCAGTATTGTGATCCACAACGTGCACATGATATGTATCCATCAAATAATGGCTCATCTTCTATCAAGGGTGGTGGTATCCATTGGTCTAACTTACGGGAATCGGTGACGGAATCGTTTGAGCCAATTGCTGAGAAAGAAAGCAGTGAGAAGAGACCGACTAATGGCTACAGGCTATTTGGAATCGAGTTGCTTGAACACTCAACTGTGGATGAAACTTCACCGGTGGCTATGTCTAGAGCAGTGGTTGAACAAAGACCAGTCTTCGTTCTTGATACAGAATCTGATTGGCGTTCTGATATTCCTTCAGCAAGTTGTGATCCTGAAAAATCTAGCATGAGATCTCAGGAATTGTTGCATACCAGACAAACCCGCAGCTGTACCAAA GTTCATATGCAAGGGATTGCTGTTGGTAGGGCTGTCGATTTGACACAGTTCGGTTGTTATGAGGATTTATTGGAGAAACTGGAAAATATGTTTGAAATTGAAGGTGAACTTCGTGTTGTTCCTAAGAAATGGCAGGTTGTATACACGGACGATGAGGATGACATTATGATGGTCGGTGATGATCCATGGAA TGAGTTCTGCGACATGGTGCGAAAGATCTTTATATATACTACTGAAGAAGCGAAGAGGCTTACCCCGAAAAAAAAACTTCCCGAAAATAATGCCCAGGTTATCACCGAAGAGCAGTCCTCATCGAACGAGGGGGGCTCGGGTTGCTAA